From Daphnia pulicaria isolate SC F1-1A chromosome 4, SC_F0-13Bv2, whole genome shotgun sequence, one genomic window encodes:
- the LOC124338560 gene encoding uncharacterized protein LOC124338560, whose protein sequence is MTTIYLTTGSELSMCGMNGAAGTNGDRPKLQSCVSIVVDDVDGDCDNNSGGGQHYYSDSHHHHQFYIQHQTSAEGQQESSNNEVFDDNADARSDISQCSRGSRGSTSREESETRLQQIKDEVRHRRDEFARLLDEHEQVVRELRRIESSGELHSLVETSSSGRTEEAPSLGLKQEE, encoded by the exons GATCGGAATTGTCCATGTGCGGGATGAACGGAGCTGCCGGGACCAACGGCGACCGACCCAAACTGCAATCGTGCGTCAG CATCGTGGTGGACGACGTGGACGGCGACTGTGACAACAACAGCGGAGGAGGGCAGCATTATTACTCGGACtcgcatcaccaccaccagttcTACATCCAACACCAGACGTCGGCCGAGGGCCAGCAGGAGAGTAGTAATAACGAGGTGTTTGACGACAACGCAGATGCCCGCTCCGACATCAGCCAGTGCTCCCGCGGCAGCCGCGGATCCACGTCCAGGGAGGAAAGTGAGACGAGGCTTCAACAGATCAAG GATGAAGTCCGCCACCGACGGGATGAATTTGCTCGGCTTCTCGACGAACACGAACAAGTCGTTCGCGAATTGAGACGCATCGAAAGCTCCGGCGAACTCCACTCGCTCGTCGAGACGTCATCCAGCGGACGGACCGAAGAGGCCCCATCTCTCGGACTCAAACAGGAAGAGTGA